A single Streptomyces sannanensis DNA region contains:
- a CDS encoding zinc-dependent metalloprotease, with amino-acid sequence MSDTPFGFGLPPEEPENGDEGKKKGQGGGQGAGGQGSGPANPLGFGLPGMGAGGAENPFAAIFGSMNPGDLGAAFQQLGQMLSYEGGPVNWDMAKQIARQTVAQGTPDGVKDASVGPADQAAVEESMRLADLWLDNATSLSPGSGTAKAWSRAEWVEATLPVWKELVDPVAERVGAAMSGVLPEEMQAMAGPLIGMMRSMGGAMFGQQIGQAVGVLAGEVVGSTDIGLPLGPAGKAALLPLNIEAFGKDLGVPKEEVRLYLALRESAHQRLFAHVPWLRAHLFGAVEGYARGIKVDTSKLEDAVGRLDMSNPEQLQEALQQGMFQPEDTPEQKAALARLETALALVEGWVDAVVHEAAKPRLTSADALRETLRRRRATGGPAEQTFATLIGLELRPRRLRDASRLWASLTDARGVDGRDGLWEHPDMLPTASDLDDPDGFVHREQLDFSELDKMLGEAAERGDEDDDKK; translated from the coding sequence GTGAGTGACACCCCATTCGGATTCGGTCTTCCGCCGGAGGAGCCGGAGAACGGCGACGAGGGCAAGAAGAAGGGCCAGGGCGGTGGCCAGGGTGCCGGCGGCCAGGGCAGCGGCCCGGCGAACCCCTTGGGGTTCGGACTGCCGGGCATGGGTGCGGGCGGTGCGGAGAATCCCTTCGCCGCGATCTTCGGCTCCATGAACCCCGGCGACCTGGGCGCGGCCTTCCAGCAGCTCGGCCAGATGCTGAGCTACGAGGGCGGCCCGGTGAACTGGGACATGGCCAAGCAGATCGCCCGCCAGACCGTCGCGCAGGGCACCCCCGACGGCGTCAAGGACGCCAGCGTCGGTCCCGCCGATCAGGCCGCGGTCGAGGAGTCGATGCGTCTCGCCGACCTGTGGCTGGACAACGCGACCTCCCTGTCGCCCGGCTCCGGCACGGCGAAGGCCTGGAGCCGCGCCGAGTGGGTCGAGGCGACCCTGCCGGTGTGGAAGGAGCTGGTCGACCCGGTCGCCGAGCGCGTCGGGGCCGCCATGAGCGGGGTGCTGCCCGAGGAGATGCAGGCCATGGCCGGCCCGCTCATCGGCATGATGCGCTCCATGGGCGGGGCCATGTTCGGCCAGCAGATCGGCCAGGCCGTGGGTGTGCTGGCGGGCGAGGTGGTCGGTTCGACCGACATCGGTCTGCCGCTGGGGCCGGCCGGCAAGGCCGCGCTGCTGCCGCTGAACATCGAGGCGTTCGGCAAGGACCTCGGTGTGCCGAAGGAGGAGGTCCGGCTCTATCTGGCGCTGCGCGAATCCGCCCACCAGCGGCTCTTCGCCCATGTGCCGTGGCTGCGCGCGCACCTGTTCGGCGCGGTCGAGGGGTATGCGCGCGGCATCAAGGTCGACACCTCCAAGCTGGAGGACGCGGTCGGCCGGCTCGACATGTCCAATCCGGAACAGCTCCAGGAAGCGCTCCAGCAGGGCATGTTCCAGCCGGAGGACACCCCGGAGCAGAAGGCCGCACTGGCCCGTCTCGAGACGGCTCTCGCCCTGGTCGAGGGCTGGGTGGACGCCGTGGTGCACGAGGCCGCCAAGCCCCGGCTCACCTCGGCGGACGCGCTGCGCGAGACGCTGCGCAGGCGGCGCGCGACCGGTGGCCCGGCCGAGCAGACCTTCGCCACGCTGATCGGTCTGGAGCTGCGCCCGCGCCGGCTCCGCGACGCCTCCCGGCTGTGGGCCTCGCTCACGGACGCGCGCGGTGTCGACGGGCGCGACGGGCTGTGGGAGCACCCGGACATGCTGCCGACCGCGTCCGACCTGGACGACCCGGACGGCTTCGTCCACCGTGAGCAGCTCGATTTCTCCGAGCTCGACAAGATGCTGGGCGAGGCCGCGGAGCGCGGGGACGAGGACGACGACAAGAAGTGA
- a CDS encoding SDR family oxidoreductase, whose protein sequence is MSSPDPQVRAARNTTHAAARGPVVAVTGAATGVGALLTRRLVASEEVKQVIAIDESRGDVSEAQWHILDVRDPAIAEKLRGVDVVVHLALDLDLETYPAARTAYNVRGTQTVLTAAAAAGVRRVVLSTSAMVYGALPDNEIPLSEDAELRATAEATGVGDLLEIERLGRRAPRAHPGLNVTVVRPTVLVGGTDTALTRYFESPRLLVVAGSRPTWQFCHVEDLCSALEYAALEKADGEFAVGCDGWLEQEEVEELSGIRRMELPSAVALGAAARLHRIGLTPSPAGDLAYTMHPWVVSVGRLHDAGWRPAWTNEEVLAALLEEVEGRHTVAGRRLGRKDATAAGAAGATVALLGTAALVRRARKARRRL, encoded by the coding sequence GTGAGTTCCCCTGATCCGCAGGTTCGCGCAGCGCGAAACACCACCCACGCCGCCGCCCGTGGCCCCGTCGTCGCGGTGACCGGCGCCGCCACGGGTGTCGGCGCCCTGCTCACCCGGCGCCTGGTCGCGTCGGAGGAGGTCAAGCAGGTCATCGCCATCGACGAGAGTCGCGGCGACGTGTCCGAGGCGCAGTGGCACATCCTGGACGTACGCGATCCGGCGATCGCCGAGAAGCTGCGCGGCGTGGACGTGGTGGTGCATCTGGCACTCGATCTCGACCTGGAGACCTACCCTGCCGCCCGGACCGCGTACAACGTGCGCGGAACCCAGACGGTGCTCACGGCCGCCGCGGCCGCGGGCGTCCGCCGGGTCGTGCTCTCCACGTCCGCGATGGTCTACGGCGCGCTCCCGGACAACGAGATTCCGCTCTCCGAGGACGCCGAGCTGCGGGCAACCGCCGAGGCGACGGGCGTCGGCGACCTGCTGGAGATCGAGCGGCTCGGCCGCCGCGCGCCCCGTGCGCACCCCGGCCTGAACGTCACCGTGGTCCGGCCCACCGTCCTGGTGGGCGGCACGGACACCGCGCTCACCCGGTACTTCGAGTCGCCGCGCCTCCTGGTGGTCGCCGGATCACGCCCCACCTGGCAGTTCTGCCATGTCGAGGACCTGTGCAGCGCCCTGGAGTACGCCGCGCTGGAAAAGGCCGACGGAGAGTTCGCGGTCGGCTGCGACGGCTGGCTGGAGCAAGAGGAGGTCGAGGAGCTCAGCGGCATCCGGCGCATGGAGCTGCCCTCCGCCGTGGCCCTCGGCGCCGCCGCCAGGCTGCACCGGATCGGCCTCACACCGTCCCCCGCCGGGGACCTGGCCTACACGATGCACCCGTGGGTGGTCAGCGTCGGCAGGCTGCACGACGCGGGCTGGCGGCCGGCGTGGACCAACGAGGAGGTGCTTGCCGCGCTCCTCGAGGAGGTGGAGGGCCGGCACACCGTCGCGGGCCGACGGCTCGGCCGTAAGGACGCCACCGCCGCGGGCGCCGCGGGCGCGACGGTCGCGCTGCTGGGCACCGCCGCGCTGGTGCGCCGGGCCCGCAAGGCGCGCCGCCGACTGTAG
- a CDS encoding molybdenum cofactor biosynthesis protein MoaE: MARTIDHPGELAAQDPIRLLAIRDTPLSVDEVFRAVGDDAAGGTALFVGTVRNHDGGADVDALGYSCHPTAESELRRVAEKVAANHPVRALAAVHRVGDLTVGDLAVVVAVSCPHRAEAFEACRELIDDLKHEVPIWKHQKFSDGTEEWVGA, translated from the coding sequence ATGGCACGCACCATTGACCATCCCGGCGAGCTGGCGGCACAGGATCCCATCCGGCTGCTGGCGATCCGCGACACCCCGCTCTCCGTCGACGAGGTCTTCCGGGCGGTCGGTGACGACGCGGCGGGCGGCACCGCGCTCTTCGTCGGGACCGTGCGCAACCACGACGGCGGAGCCGATGTCGACGCCCTCGGTTACTCCTGCCACCCCACCGCAGAGTCCGAGCTGCGCCGGGTGGCCGAGAAGGTCGCCGCGAACCACCCCGTACGTGCCCTTGCGGCCGTCCACCGAGTGGGTGATCTGACGGTCGGCGATCTGGCGGTGGTCGTGGCCGTCTCCTGCCCGCACCGAGCGGAAGCGTTCGAGGCATGCCGCGAGCTGATCGACGACCTGAAGCACGAGGTCCCGATCTGGAAGCACCAGAAGTTCTCGGACGGCACAGAGGAGTGGGTCGGCGCGTAG
- a CDS encoding PDZ domain-containing protein gives MPRRTATMLASTLMLIALLCAGVLITPPYAEMSPGPTVNTLGESSGEPVLEISGHKTYPTSGHLNMTTVRVTGADYRMNLVEVVYGWLAHDSVVVPHDTLYPGGKTEEQSTQENAEEFSQSQESAKVAALGELGIPVKSRVVVSTVVKDSPAEGRLHAGDVIKAVDGTAVKEPTDVAKLVTRHKPGEDVVFTIVPAKDAAAAEKAGKALTGSEKVTITTRKASDDDRAVVGIQAGTDHTFPFDIDIKLADVGGPSAGLMFSLGIVDKLTPGSMTGGKFVAGTGTIDDKGKVGPIGGITMKLVGARQAGAEYFLTPAENCASAAADTPAGLTLVKVKTIDDATKALEKIRTGDTAALPGCATK, from the coding sequence ATGCCACGCCGCACGGCGACGATGCTCGCCTCCACCCTCATGCTGATCGCGCTGCTCTGCGCGGGGGTGCTCATCACGCCGCCCTACGCGGAGATGTCGCCCGGGCCCACCGTGAACACGCTCGGGGAGTCCAGTGGCGAGCCGGTGCTTGAGATCTCCGGCCACAAGACCTACCCGACGTCCGGGCACCTCAACATGACGACGGTCAGGGTCACCGGCGCGGACTACAGGATGAATCTCGTCGAGGTGGTCTACGGCTGGCTGGCGCACGACAGCGTGGTGGTCCCGCACGACACCCTCTACCCGGGCGGCAAGACCGAGGAGCAGTCCACGCAGGAGAACGCCGAGGAATTCAGCCAGTCCCAGGAGAGCGCCAAGGTGGCGGCGCTCGGTGAGCTCGGCATCCCGGTGAAGTCGCGCGTAGTGGTCTCGACCGTCGTCAAGGACAGCCCGGCCGAGGGCCGGCTGCACGCGGGCGACGTCATCAAGGCCGTCGACGGCACCGCCGTGAAGGAGCCGACCGACGTGGCCAAGCTGGTCACCAGGCACAAGCCGGGCGAGGACGTGGTCTTCACGATCGTCCCCGCCAAGGACGCGGCCGCCGCCGAGAAGGCCGGCAAGGCGCTGACGGGCAGCGAGAAGGTCACCATCACGACCCGGAAGGCGTCCGACGACGATCGCGCGGTTGTCGGCATCCAGGCCGGGACCGATCACACGTTTCCGTTCGACATCGACATCAAACTGGCCGATGTGGGCGGCCCCAGCGCGGGGCTGATGTTCTCGCTCGGCATCGTCGACAAGCTCACGCCCGGCAGCATGACCGGCGGCAAGTTCGTCGCCGGTACCGGCACGATCGACGACAAGGGCAAGGTCGGTCCGATCGGCGGCATCACCATGAAGCTGGTCGGCGCGCGGCAGGCCGGCGCCGAGTACTTCCTGACGCCGGCCGAGAACTGCGCCTCCGCGGCCGCGGACACCCCGGCCGGGCTCACCCTGGTCAAGGTGAAGACGATAGACGACGCGACGAAGGCGCTGGAGAAGATCCGGACGGGCGACACCGCCGCGCTTCCCGGCTGTGCCACGAAGTAG
- a CDS encoding PPA1309 family protein has translation MSNVSPSGPPMAASPLTRAVLEIDEYASGLGWDQPARLFALVDTAQLRAQEPALAAQLGLDEDEAAAPLTPIEQDEIPADAPLDEFLATIAWPDAVAGCALTVERLMLPPSAEASVPEGMNEKALAKWVAAHPERQEVRMTVAVLRDGARESAVRLREKDSATEVLTGADLVPGLAEALAATFEA, from the coding sequence ATGTCCAACGTTTCCCCCTCAGGCCCCCCGATGGCCGCGAGCCCGCTCACCCGAGCCGTGCTCGAGATCGACGAGTACGCCTCCGGGCTCGGCTGGGACCAGCCCGCCCGGCTCTTCGCGCTCGTCGACACCGCACAGCTGCGCGCCCAGGAGCCGGCGCTCGCCGCCCAGCTCGGTCTCGACGAAGACGAGGCAGCCGCCCCGCTCACCCCCATCGAACAGGACGAGATTCCGGCGGATGCCCCGCTGGACGAGTTCCTCGCCACCATCGCCTGGCCCGACGCGGTCGCCGGATGCGCGCTGACCGTGGAACGGCTGATGCTGCCGCCGTCCGCCGAGGCGTCCGTTCCCGAGGGAATGAACGAGAAGGCCCTGGCGAAGTGGGTGGCCGCCCACCCGGAGCGCCAGGAGGTCCGGATGACCGTGGCGGTGCTGCGCGACGGGGCCCGCGAATCGGCGGTGCGACTGCGTGAGAAGGACTCCGCGACGGAGGTCCTCACGGGTGCCGACCTGGTCCCGGGCCTGGCAGAGGCGCTCGCGGCGACCTTCGAGGCCTGA
- a CDS encoding UPF0182 family protein, with protein MPDRGGGPSGPRIRVGRPSRRARTLLMTLGVLAVLAMAFVMFSGFWTDWLWYRSVDYSSVFTTQLWTKIGLFLVFGLLMAVAVGLNIWLAYRLRPPLSAMSLEQQSLDRYRMGIAPYKRWVLLAVTSLVGLIAGASASSQWRTWLTWVNGVSFGQKDPQFKMDVSFYAFDLPWYRFLLGFGFAATVLSLIAAVLVHYLYGGLRITSPGGRATAAATGHLSVLLGVFVSLKAVAYWLDRYGLAVKSSDFKATDSWTGLRYVDANAYLPAKTILFCIAVICALLFFATLWRRTWQLPVIGFGLMVLSAVLIGGLYPAIVQKFQVQPNEQAKESPYIKKNIDATREAYDIDDAKVTDYSGKNDASDPKKLREASDTAASYRLIDPNVVSPAFQQLQQERKYYQFPSTLDVDRYKGPDGKEQDTVIGLRELDITGIPKRNWINDHFTYTHGYGAVAAKGTGTDSTGSPDFTESGLPAKGELPAHEQRIYYGEKTKQYSIVGGPQKELDYEDNGEKTTSYKGKSGVDISNPLNRAAYAVAFNEPQIFYSGAIGEGSRILYNRTPKERVEAVAPWLTIDGDAYPAVVDGKIQWIVDAYTTTNGYPYASRTTLGETTADALTDTQRAVVAQQNQVNYIRNSVKATVDAYDGTVTLYQWDTEDPVLKTWMKAFPGTVKPKSDIAPDLMEHLRYPQDLFKVQRELLTRYHVTDPAQFYSGSDAWQVPDDPTNRQSNAVPPYYLSMKMPGQQDQKFSLTTTFTPNGRPNLGAFMAVDADAASKDYGTIRLLKVTSNVLGPQQVQSKLNGLPEVAEFVRNLKGTDSEIDYGNLLTVPLDGGFLYIEPVYARGGTANYPLLKKVGVSYGDKTVFEDSLTEALNAVFGVEGTTPPTTQPPTTKPPTTKPPVTGSTPLAQAIADAQKAYDAGQEALKKGDWTAYGKAQQDLQDALRRASEAGAAPQPRSGSKGS; from the coding sequence ATGCCGGACCGCGGCGGAGGCCCTTCCGGGCCACGGATCAGAGTCGGCCGCCCGTCCCGGCGGGCCCGGACCCTTCTCATGACACTGGGCGTGCTGGCCGTGCTGGCCATGGCGTTCGTCATGTTCTCCGGGTTCTGGACGGACTGGCTGTGGTACCGCTCGGTCGACTACTCGTCCGTCTTCACCACCCAGCTGTGGACCAAGATCGGGCTGTTCCTCGTCTTCGGACTGCTGATGGCCGTGGCCGTCGGTCTGAACATCTGGCTCGCCTACCGGCTGCGGCCGCCGCTGAGCGCGATGTCCCTGGAGCAGCAGAGCCTGGACCGCTACCGCATGGGCATCGCCCCGTACAAGCGGTGGGTGCTGCTGGCGGTCACGTCGCTGGTCGGACTGATCGCCGGCGCCTCCGCCTCCTCCCAGTGGCGCACCTGGCTGACGTGGGTGAACGGTGTGTCCTTCGGCCAGAAGGACCCGCAGTTCAAGATGGACGTGTCGTTCTACGCGTTCGACCTGCCCTGGTACCGCTTCCTGCTGGGCTTCGGCTTCGCCGCCACCGTGCTGTCGCTGATCGCCGCCGTCCTGGTGCACTACCTGTACGGGGGCCTGCGCATCACCAGCCCCGGCGGGCGGGCCACGGCCGCGGCCACCGGCCACCTGTCGGTGCTGCTGGGCGTCTTCGTCTCGCTCAAGGCCGTGGCGTACTGGCTCGACCGGTACGGCCTGGCGGTGAAGTCCAGTGACTTCAAGGCCACGGACAGCTGGACCGGTCTGCGGTACGTCGACGCCAACGCCTACCTCCCGGCCAAGACCATCCTGTTCTGCATCGCCGTCATCTGCGCGCTGCTGTTCTTCGCGACGCTGTGGCGCCGCACCTGGCAGCTGCCGGTGATCGGCTTCGGTCTGATGGTCCTCTCGGCGGTCCTGATCGGCGGGCTGTACCCGGCGATCGTGCAGAAGTTCCAGGTCCAGCCGAACGAGCAGGCCAAGGAATCGCCGTACATCAAGAAGAACATCGACGCCACGCGTGAGGCGTACGACATCGACGACGCGAAGGTCACCGACTACTCGGGCAAGAACGACGCCTCGGACCCCAAGAAGCTGCGCGAGGCATCCGACACGGCGGCCAGCTACCGGCTGATCGACCCCAACGTCGTCTCGCCGGCCTTCCAGCAGCTCCAGCAGGAGCGTAAGTACTACCAGTTCCCCTCGACCCTCGACGTCGACCGCTACAAGGGTCCCGACGGCAAGGAACAGGACACGGTCATCGGTCTGCGCGAGCTCGACATCACGGGCATCCCCAAGCGCAACTGGATCAACGACCACTTCACCTACACCCACGGCTACGGCGCCGTCGCCGCCAAGGGCACCGGCACGGACTCCACCGGCTCCCCGGACTTCACCGAGTCGGGCCTGCCGGCCAAGGGTGAGCTCCCCGCGCACGAGCAGCGGATCTACTACGGCGAGAAGACCAAGCAGTACTCGATCGTCGGCGGTCCGCAGAAGGAGCTCGACTACGAGGACAACGGCGAGAAGACCACCAGCTACAAGGGCAAGAGCGGGGTGGACATCAGTAACCCGCTGAACCGCGCGGCCTATGCGGTGGCCTTCAACGAGCCGCAGATCTTCTACTCCGGCGCCATCGGCGAGGGCTCGCGGATCCTCTACAACCGCACGCCCAAGGAGCGCGTCGAGGCCGTCGCCCCCTGGCTGACGATCGACGGCGACGCCTACCCGGCGGTGGTCGACGGCAAGATCCAGTGGATCGTCGACGCGTACACCACGACCAACGGCTACCCCTACGCCTCGCGTACGACGCTGGGCGAGACCACGGCCGACGCGCTGACCGACACCCAGCGCGCGGTGGTCGCCCAGCAGAACCAGGTCAACTACATCCGCAACTCGGTGAAGGCCACCGTCGACGCGTACGACGGCACGGTCACGCTCTACCAGTGGGACACCGAGGACCCGGTGCTCAAGACCTGGATGAAGGCGTTCCCGGGCACGGTGAAGCCGAAGAGCGACATCGCTCCGGACCTGATGGAGCATCTGCGCTACCCGCAGGACCTGTTCAAGGTGCAGCGCGAGCTGCTCACCCGCTACCACGTCACCGACCCCGCGCAGTTCTACAGCGGCAGTGACGCCTGGCAGGTGCCGGACGACCCGACCAACCGGCAGAGCAACGCCGTCCCGCCGTACTACCTCTCGATGAAGATGCCGGGTCAGCAGGACCAGAAGTTCTCGCTGACCACGACCTTCACGCCGAACGGCCGGCCCAACCTCGGTGCCTTCATGGCCGTCGACGCCGATGCCGCCAGCAAGGACTACGGCACGATAAGGCTGTTGAAAGTCACCTCCAACGTGCTGGGCCCGCAGCAGGTGCAGAGCAAGCTCAACGGCCTTCCCGAGGTCGCCGAGTTCGTCCGCAACCTCAAGGGAACCGACTCCGAGATCGATTACGGCAATCTGCTGACGGTGCCGCTCGACGGCGGGTTCCTCTACATCGAGCCCGTATATGCACGAGGTGGCACGGCGAACTACCCGCTGCTCAAGAAGGTGGGTGTCTCCTATGGGGACAAGACCGTCTTCGAGGACAGCCTGACCGAGGCGCTGAACGCGGTCTTCGGGGTCGAGGGCACCACCCCGCCGACGACGCAGCCGCCCACGACCAAGCCGCCGACGACCAAGCCGCCGGTCACCGGGAGCACCCCGCTGGCACAGGCCATCGCGGATGCCCAGAAGGCGTACGACGCCGGTCAGGAGGCGCTGAAGAAGGGCGACTGGACCGCGTACGGCAAGGCGCAGCAGGACCTGCAGGACGCACTGCGCCGGGCGTCCGAGGCCGGGGCCGCACCGCAGCCCCGAAGCGGCAGCAAGGGCAGCTGA
- a CDS encoding tetratricopeptide repeat protein encodes MRSDVAEVTNSVEEEARHRRAADSGDTAAMSVLGSLLLRRGDLDGAEPYLRGATADGDRAAANNLGVLLHQRGYPDEAAGWWRIAAVGGSAAAAHALGRHYRERGDEPAAEYWLRQSAEQGHALGAYALADLLEHRSDMGAERWLRAAAERGHREAAYRLARTLERRAAEKGPAVTDFATGTGWDPFPTGTGRRDAGVYDTGTALGADRWALTDTGVHRSLSAGAGADAPGRAGRTPDGQGSDAPRGLSLIDEAEQWYRQAAARGHRRAALHLGAILEKRGELKEAGRWYLTSAKDGEPRAACALAFLLKDAGDEESAAIWWLRAAQDGDGNAANALGALHTARGESQTAERWYRAALDAGDINGAYNLGLLCSAQDRTAQAEQWYRRAAYAGHREAANALAILLLQGGDPMGAEPWFSKAAEAGSVDAAFNLGILHAGRDDDGTALEWYERAAAAGHTEAALQVGIALLRDGDEHEAERHLRCAAGGGSAEGAFRLATVLDARQPPPGQPALGEPRKAKTECEEWYERAAEQGHRRAQVRVGMLAADRGDVREAARWYREAAEAGSRNGAFNLGLLLAREGSEAEAALWWTRAAHDGHGRAALRLALLAARRGELAEGRRWCAKAVELGPAEVTERAARLRDALHQELTA; translated from the coding sequence ATGCGTTCCGATGTGGCCGAGGTGACCAACTCGGTCGAGGAGGAAGCACGGCACCGGCGCGCCGCTGACAGCGGTGACACCGCGGCCATGAGCGTTCTCGGATCCCTGTTGCTGCGCCGGGGCGACCTCGACGGCGCCGAGCCCTATCTGCGCGGTGCGACCGCGGACGGAGACCGGGCAGCCGCGAACAACCTGGGCGTACTTCTCCATCAGCGCGGCTACCCCGACGAGGCGGCCGGCTGGTGGCGCATCGCCGCCGTCGGCGGCTCCGCGGCGGCCGCGCACGCCCTCGGCCGCCACTACCGCGAGCGCGGCGACGAGCCCGCCGCCGAGTACTGGCTGCGCCAGTCGGCCGAGCAGGGCCATGCCCTCGGCGCGTACGCCCTCGCCGACCTCCTGGAGCACCGCAGCGACATGGGAGCCGAGCGCTGGCTGCGTGCCGCCGCGGAGCGGGGGCACCGGGAGGCCGCGTACCGGCTTGCCCGCACGCTCGAGCGGCGTGCGGCGGAAAAGGGGCCCGCCGTCACCGACTTCGCCACCGGCACCGGCTGGGATCCCTTCCCCACGGGCACGGGCCGCCGCGACGCCGGTGTCTACGACACCGGCACGGCGTTGGGCGCGGACCGCTGGGCGCTGACCGACACGGGGGTCCACCGCAGCCTTTCGGCCGGAGCCGGTGCCGACGCCCCCGGTCGGGCGGGCCGGACGCCGGACGGGCAGGGGAGTGACGCCCCTCGCGGACTCTCTCTCATCGATGAGGCCGAGCAGTGGTACCGGCAGGCCGCCGCTCGGGGGCACCGGCGGGCGGCACTGCACCTCGGGGCGATCCTGGAGAAGCGCGGCGAGCTCAAGGAGGCCGGCCGCTGGTATCTGACCTCGGCCAAGGACGGCGAGCCCCGTGCCGCCTGCGCCCTCGCCTTCCTCCTCAAGGACGCCGGCGACGAGGAGAGCGCCGCCATCTGGTGGCTGCGTGCCGCCCAGGACGGCGACGGCAACGCCGCCAACGCGCTGGGCGCGCTGCACACGGCACGCGGTGAGTCGCAGACCGCCGAACGCTGGTACCGCGCCGCCCTGGACGCGGGCGACATCAACGGCGCGTACAACCTCGGGCTGCTCTGCTCCGCCCAGGACCGCACCGCACAGGCCGAGCAGTGGTACCGCCGCGCCGCCTACGCGGGCCACCGCGAGGCCGCCAACGCCCTCGCCATCCTGCTGCTGCAGGGCGGCGATCCGATGGGCGCCGAGCCCTGGTTCTCCAAGGCGGCCGAGGCCGGCAGTGTGGACGCCGCCTTCAATCTCGGCATCCTGCACGCGGGCCGGGACGACGACGGGACGGCTCTGGAGTGGTACGAGCGTGCGGCGGCCGCCGGGCACACCGAGGCCGCGCTCCAGGTCGGCATCGCCCTGCTCCGGGACGGCGACGAGCACGAGGCCGAGCGGCATCTGCGCTGCGCGGCGGGCGGCGGCAGCGCCGAGGGAGCCTTCCGGCTTGCCACCGTGCTCGACGCGCGGCAGCCGCCACCGGGACAGCCCGCACTGGGCGAGCCGCGGAAGGCCAAGACCGAGTGCGAGGAGTGGTACGAGCGCGCCGCGGAGCAGGGCCATCGCCGCGCCCAGGTGCGCGTCGGCATGCTCGCGGCCGACCGCGGCGATGTGCGGGAGGCCGCCCGCTGGTACCGCGAGGCCGCCGAGGCCGGCAGCCGCAACGGCGCCTTCAACCTCGGGTTGCTGCTCGCCCGCGAGGGCAGCGAAGCGGAGGCGGCCCTGTGGTGGACGAGGGCCGCGCACGACGGGCACGGCCGCGCCGCACTGCGCCTGGCGCTGCTCGCCGCCCGTCGCGGCGAGCTGGCCGAGGGCCGACGCTGGTGCGCCAAGGCCGTGGAGCTCGGCCCGGCGGAGGTCACCGAGCGGGCGGCCCGGCTGCGCGACGCGCTCCACCAGGAGCTCACCGCGTAG
- a CDS encoding Fur family transcriptional regulator produces the protein MSDLLERLRGRGWRMTAQRRVVAEVLAGDHVHLTADEVHARAVAKLPEISRATVYNTLGELVSLGEVLEVSTDRRAKRYDPNAHRPHQHLVCARCGAIRDVHPSGNPLADLPDSERFGFTVSDVEVTYRGLCPDCASA, from the coding sequence ATGAGTGACCTGCTGGAACGACTTCGCGGACGCGGCTGGCGGATGACCGCACAGCGGCGGGTCGTGGCCGAGGTCCTCGCCGGGGACCACGTACATCTGACGGCCGACGAGGTGCACGCGCGCGCCGTTGCGAAGCTGCCGGAGATCTCCCGGGCGACCGTGTACAACACGCTGGGCGAGCTGGTGTCCCTGGGGGAAGTCCTCGAGGTGTCCACCGACCGCCGCGCCAAGCGGTACGACCCGAACGCGCACCGCCCGCACCAGCACCTGGTGTGTGCGCGATGCGGCGCCATCCGTGACGTACACCCCTCCGGGAACCCGCTCGCGGACCTGCCGGACTCCGAGCGCTTCGGATTCACGGTCTCGGATGTCGAGGTGACGTACCGAGGCCTCTGCCCGGACTGCGCGTCAGCCTGA